CAACGCCTTGGTTTTAACGCCTGATAACACCACGCCTTCACCCGAAGCTTCTAGCATCTCGCCAACATAGCGCACAACCAAGTTTACATCCCAAGATTGTGCTTGCAGACCTAAGCCAAGTGACGCCTGATTTTCTGGCAGGTATGGCAGTTTATCGCCCGCGGTCACACTCCCCCACATATCAAAACCCGAGTCAAAACTGGTTTTAAATTCTGACTGAGTATGGGTGTATGACAACGACACAGGCACATCGATATCATCAGTTAATGCTAGGGTATAGCTTGAGGTTAGCTCTAAACCTAAAATATCAACTTCACCGCCATTAAATTCAGTGTCATCGTCGCTACCACAACTAGAGAACTGACAGCCCTCTTTTAGATTGCTGATATCGTTGAAAAAGCCCACTAGCTCAACACTCACGTCACCATTGTTAAAGCGACCGCCAAACTCGTAGTTAATGCTGCTTTCGGTTTCAATGCTTGGATCTTGCTTTGGGCTAGTCGGCAAGAAGCCTTCATGCACACCAAAAAGTAAACCAGCGTTGTCATTTAATGCATAGTATAGGCTTAAGCTCGGCAGCCAGATACGGGTCGATTTATCAAGGTAATCGCCCTCTTTACCAGGCGCGCGATTTTGATATTCAGACTCAATAAACTCACCACGAATACCCGCTGTCACGTCAAGATCACCAAAGGTCATAGTGTCTTTAGCGTAAATAGAGACAGCACTGGTTTTCTCGCGATCTGTGGTTGCGGCCTGCGTCGGATTACCATCACTCACAAGCTTGGCTGATTGCATCACAAAACTATCAGTGGTGTGGTTACGCTCAATTTGGTCTTGATGAAAACGCACGCCCAAATCAACATTATGCTTAATATCAAACCAGTCGAGATCAAAGCTTAAATCAGACTGGATACCTTGTGAGTAATAGCTGCGGTCATTATCACCTAGAATCAGCTTTTCATACTCGGCAACACTATCTTGGCGACCCGTTAGGATCTGATAGTAACTTTGGTTAACTTCATCTGCGTCAGGGTTGGCTAGGATCTCCTGCAGTGAGCGCGTCACAACCGGTGCACCGCCTTTAAAGCCATTAATTTTGAACCAAGAGCGGTCAAAATTGTGGCGATAGGCGCGAGTGATCACCTCAAAATCATCACCACTAATAAAATGACTTAATTGGAACTGACTGTGAGTCCAATCCATTTTATCAAGGCTACTCGCCACATAACGGCGATTAGGATTCGCGTTAAAGTCAGCATCGGTTAAACCAAGGTAAGTTTCATTTGAGGTTTCATTGGCATAAGCCAGTTTTAACTCAAATACTTGATCAAAACGCTTACCCGCTAGGTCATAACGCAGCTTTGCCATCACATCTGATTTTTCAAAACCGGTATCACCGCCATTATCTAGCTGCTTAAAGCCATCAGCGCGCACATGAGCTGCTTCAACTAAAAAGCCAAAGTTGTCGATGGTATTACCATAATGGCCGTGAGCTTTTTGATAACCATCAGTTCCCACAGCAACGTCTATCATGCCTTCGCTGACTTGCGGTACTGCGCGAGTCACCATATTCAGCGAACCCGCCACCGTATTGGGGCCGTATTTAATACCAGCTGGACCTTTGAATACCTCGATTGAGGTCATCTTGCTCATCATAGGGAAGTAGTAGGCTGACGCCGCCGAATAAGGAGCTGGGCCAATCAGCACACCGTCTTCCATGATGTTAATCTTTTTACTGCGCTCAGGTGTTGCACCGCGAAAACCAATATTAGGGCGCAGGCCATAACCGTCTTCTTCACGGATATTCACACCAGGCATTTGATACAAAATGCGGTTGATATCATCGAACTTGAACTTTTCTAACTCGAGTTCATCAATCAAAGTTGCAGAGCCTGACTCACGGCTGATGCCCTGTTTACGCCCTACAATTTGCATTTTCTCGATGTAAGCATCGTTTACCGTCGCTTGCTCACTTGCCTGCTCTTCACTAGTACCTTGGGCACTGGCGCTTTGCTCTACATTTGGAGTGTCAGTGGTCTGAGAGTATGCCGGCAGTGCATACACAGAGCCAAACAGCGCTGCTTGAATGGCGACAGCCAGTGATAACTTTTTATTTAAGGTCAACATTAGTCGTTATCTCCTGCTGAAGTTTGTGGCAGCTCTAACGCCAGAGTATTGATAAAGTCTGACTTTAACTGGTCAGTAACGGCTTTAACCTCACCGTGTGTGGTGATAACTTGCTGCTCGTTATCGGTTAAGGTTTGCGAAAGCGATGCTTGATAAGCACTGGCATCAGCTATTGC
This DNA window, taken from Shewanella maritima, encodes the following:
- a CDS encoding TonB-dependent receptor family protein; the encoded protein is MLTLNKKLSLAVAIQAALFGSVYALPAYSQTTDTPNVEQSASAQGTSEEQASEQATVNDAYIEKMQIVGRKQGISRESGSATLIDELELEKFKFDDINRILYQMPGVNIREEDGYGLRPNIGFRGATPERSKKINIMEDGVLIGPAPYSAASAYYFPMMSKMTSIEVFKGPAGIKYGPNTVAGSLNMVTRAVPQVSEGMIDVAVGTDGYQKAHGHYGNTIDNFGFLVEAAHVRADGFKQLDNGGDTGFEKSDVMAKLRYDLAGKRFDQVFELKLAYANETSNETYLGLTDADFNANPNRRYVASSLDKMDWTHSQFQLSHFISGDDFEVITRAYRHNFDRSWFKINGFKGGAPVVTRSLQEILANPDADEVNQSYYQILTGRQDSVAEYEKLILGDNDRSYYSQGIQSDLSFDLDWFDIKHNVDLGVRFHQDQIERNHTTDSFVMQSAKLVSDGNPTQAATTDREKTSAVSIYAKDTMTFGDLDVTAGIRGEFIESEYQNRAPGKEGDYLDKSTRIWLPSLSLYYALNDNAGLLFGVHEGFLPTSPKQDPSIETESSINYEFGGRFNNGDVSVELVGFFNDISNLKEGCQFSSCGSDDDTEFNGGEVDILGLELTSSYTLALTDDIDVPVSLSYTHTQSEFKTSFDSGFDMWGSVTAGDKLPYLPENQASLGLGLQAQSWDVNLVVRYVGEMLEASGEGVVLSGVKTKALTTLDMSASYDFDTFGKVYLKADNVLDNQEIVSRRPYGARPSKPQQFQLGYQYQF